From Inquilinus sp. Marseille-Q2685:
CTGGCCGTTGCTGCCGGCGCCGAATGGCTCGAGACGGCGTTCCCGCTCGGCACCGAGCTGTTCATCGCCGCGATCAACGGGCCGGAGCAGACGGTGCTCAGCGGCAGGGCGCCGGCCGTCGCCGAGGCCGAGCGGGCGCTGGCGGACCGGGGCATCCGGGTGTCGCGAGTGCCGACCTACGACACCCCCGGCCACTCGCCGCTGCTGGCGCCGATCCTGGCGCCGTTCCGCGACGCCCTGGCCCCGATCCGGCTCCAGGCGCCCGAGATCGAGCTGATCTCGACGGTCACCGGGCGACGCGCCGGGGCCGAGATCGCCACGGTCGACTATTGGGTCGACATGGTCGAGCGGCCGGTGCGGTTCCGCCAGGCGCTCGACACCATTGCCAAGGACGGCGTGACCTTCCTCGAGGTCGGGCCGGGCAAGGCCTTGTCCACCCTGGCGAGGGCGGCGTCGGGCGACGGGCCGCGGGCGATCTCCTCGCTCTGCGACGGCCCCGGCGGCGACGAGGATCCGGAGCCCGACGGCCTGGCCCATGCCTGCGCCCGCCTGTACTGCGCCGGCCATTCCCCGGACTGGGCGCGCCTCTATGGCGCCCCGCCCTCCCCCGCCGAGGCGCCGACCTACGCCTTCGACCTGAAGCACATCGAGCTGCCAGCGACGGGGCTGCAGCCGCACGCCGATCGTCTCCAGCCGGCGTCGGTCGCCATGGCTCACGGCGAGGGGGCCGACGAGGCTGCGGCTGCCGCCTCGACAGACGCGCCGGCCGCCGACGTGCTCGCCTCGGTGATCGACATCGTCCGTCCCGTGGTCGGTGACGCGGCCGACGCGGATGCCGACGCCGCGCTGGTCGCGCTCGGCCTGGATTCGCTGGCGCTGACCGCGATCCGGGGCCGCCTGCAGCAGGCCTTCGGGCAAGCCGTCCCCATGGCCTGGTTTGCCGCCGGGGCCTCGCTGCGAAGCCTCGCCGCCTTCTATTCGGACGGCGCCGCCCCAGGCCGCGAGGACACGCCGGCCCAGGCGGCGCCTGCGCCCGCCGCCGTCATGCCGATGCCGTCGGCCCGGTCGATGGATCCCTCCGGCCACGTGCTCACGCTCCGGGACGGCCCGGGCCCGCTGGTGGCGCTGATCCACCCGGTCGGCGGCGACGTGCTGTGCTACGGCGATCTGGCCGCCGCGTGGCCCGGCGACGCCCGGATCGTCGGCGTCCGGCACCCGGAGGCCGAGGCGGGCCGTGTCCGCCATCGCTCTCACAGCGAGCTGGCGCAGCTGTACCGCCGGGCCGTGATCGAAGCCGCCGGCAGGGTCCCCGACATTGTCGGCGGATGGTCCTTCGGCGGGGCCGTCGCCCAGGAGATGACGGCCCAGTGGGAGGAGGAAGGCGCGCATATCGCCGGGCTGGCGGCCATCGACAGCCCCATGCCGGACGGCGTCTATGCCCGCCGGGTCCGCCGCCTGCTCGACGCCGTGGGCAGGGTCGAGGATGACGGCGCCCTGGAGCTGATGGTCGCCCATCCGGAGTTCCTGGCGGTCTTCGACGAGCAGCACGGCCTCGGCCGCCTTCGCGCCATCGCCGACTCCGCCACGGTGGAGCGCGTGTTCCGGATCCATGCCGCGAACGCCGCCGCGCTGGCCGGGCACCGGCCGCGACCCGTCCGGGCGCCTCTCTCTTACGCGCTCGCTCTCCGTGCCGAGAACGCCGCGAGCTCCGAGGCGGCGATCCGCCCGCTGCAGGCGCTCTCCGGCGGGCCGCTGCGGATCCTGGGCTTCGACTGCGATCACTTCTCGATCATGCGATCCCCCGCAGTCGAAGCCGTGGCCGGATTCCTGGGAGCGGCGGCGAGGCCGACCACGCAGCCCGTGCCCCTGGTGGCCGAGTGACGGGAGAGGACGGACGAATGCAGAAGTTTCAGAATGTCGCGCCCCCTCACCTGGGATTTGGCGGACTCGACGCCGACCTGACGGATGAGGAACGCGATCTTCAGCGGAAGATCCGGAGCTTCGCGCTCGGCGTGATGCGCCCCGCCGCCGCCAGGCTGGATCCGATGGCGGCGGCCGAAGTGATTGCCCAGGACTCGCCTCTCTGGGAGTACCTGGCGCGCTTCGACGATCTCGGCATCAACCCGGCCTGGCTGGCGAAGCTCGGACCGCAGCGTCTCAAGCGCATGCTGCCGCTCGTGTTCGAGGAGCTGGCTTATGGCGACGCCGGGCTCGCCGTCGCGGCTTTCACCTCGAAGATGCCGGCGGCGATCGCCGCGACCACCGGCGACCCGGAGCTGGTCGAGCGATTCAGCCCGCTGCGAGGCTGCTGGATCGCGATCCTGGCGGACAGGGGATCGGACGCCATCGACCATGCCGGGTTCGAGCTGGTGAAGGGCGCCCGGCAGTCGGAGGGCAGCCTGCGCGCGGTGGTGCAAGGGTCGGAGGTGATCCTGAACGGGGTGTCCTCCGACTGGATCTCCTGCGCTCCGATCGCGGAATGCGCCCTGGTCCATTGCCCCGCGGATTACGGCGGCGGGATCGCGAGGCCGGATGGCGGGGTGTCCGGCATCGCCATCCTGGTTCCGTTCGACCTGTCGGGGATCGAGCGAGGGCCGCCGGTCGAGAAGATCGGCCAGCGCACGCTGCCGACCGGCCACGTCCGGTTCACCGATGTCCGGGTCCCTGCCCGATACATCGTCCGCGGCCGGGACGAGTTCTATGCCTCGTTCGCCGGGACGCACACCTCCGGCGCCATGAACGTCGCCGCCATCGCCGGCGGCATCGCCAAGGCGGCCTTCGACTCCGCCCTGCAATATGCCCGGTCGCGCGAACAGGGCGGGGCGAAGCTGATCGCGCATCAGCATGTGAGATGGCGGCTGTGGGAGATGTGGCGGAAGCTCGAGATCTGCCGCGCCTCCGTCCGTCGCGGCGTGGCCTACAACTTCTCCGAGCAGGGGCCGCATCTTCTCGCCTCCATCACCGCCAAGACGACGGCGACCCAGACCGCCTTCGAGCTGGCGATGGAGGCGATCCAGATCTTCGGCGCCAATGGGCTGTCGCGGGACTACATCGTCGAGCGGATGCTGCGCGACATCACGGTCTGCCTGATTCAGGGAGGCGAGAACCATTCCCTTGGTCTTCAGGGCGGGAACTGGCTGCTGCATTCCCTGAACGCCGACGGGATCATTGAGCCGGCGATCGGGCAAGCAACCGCGGCGGTGGCGTCCCATGGTGGATGAAAATGAGAACTATGCCTTTGTCATCATGCCATGACGCCGCGCGCCGCTCCCGACATCGTCGCCATCAGCTCTCGTCGATGCCAAGAGCTGCGATCCGCGAGAGAGATCCGTGCTTCACCCGTGATCGCCCTTGAGTCCGCCTGGTCGGGAGCCTCGCAAACCGGCCGCACGAGAGGTATCCGTCGCATCGAGCTCGACGCCTTCGATCTCCGGCTGTCCGCCGGGAACCGGGATATGCCGCCGAAGAGCCCGCCCTCGACCCGGGGACATTCTGCGGCCGCTGATGCTTGCCCGGGAGAATCGGTCGATCGAGTAGGTCCCAGGTCCGATTTTGCAACAAAATCGCCACAATATCAGCAGCCAGACCCAGCGGAATTCCTGACTCCGACTGCGATCCTATCTGGTGGCTTGCCAAAGGCGGCCGATCTGGCGACAAGTTGAGCAGCTTTCGATGCAGTCGGAGCCGTCGTCATGGGGGGTTACGATTACGTCGGTTCGTTGACGCAGGCCGGTCGGCTGCTGACGATCGACACGCCGCTGGGCCAGGATGTCCTGCTGCTGGAACGGATGCAGGGGCACGAAGCGCTGTGCGACCTGTTCGAGTTCCGGCTGCATGTGCGCTCGAAGCGCCAGGACATCACGCCGGACGAGATGGTCGGCCTGCCGCTGTCCTGGACCCTGGAGCTGCCCGGCGGCGCGCGGCGCAGCTGGTCCGGCGTGGTCGGCTCGATCGAGGCGGGGCATGCGGTCGGCGACGGCATGCGCGCCTATACCGTCACCGCCAGGCCCTGGCTGTGGCTGTTCTCGCATACCTCCGACTGCCGCATCTTCCAGCATCAGACGACGCAGCAGATCCTCGAGACCATCTTCGGCGAGGCCGGCATCCGCGACTATGACTTCGGCGCCGTCACCGGGCCGAAGGAGCCGCGCGGCTACTGCGTCCAGTACAACGAGACCGACCTGAACTTCGCCTTCCGGCTGCTGGAGGAGGAAGGGTGGTGCTGGTGGTTCCGCCACGAGGCCGGCCAGGACGGCAGCGCGGGCCGCCACGTGCTGGTCGTCGCCGACAGCCCGCGCGCCTTCGCCCCGGGCGAGGAGCCGCGGCTGCGCTACACCACGACCAATGTCGACCTGAACGACGTCACGGTCTGGACCCGGCGCTGGGCCTTCAAGCCGGGCGCGGTGGCGGAATCGGACTGGAACTTCGAGACGCCGCGGCAGGACCTGACGCGGGCGCAGCCGACGGTCAACCCGATCA
This genomic window contains:
- a CDS encoding acyl-CoA dehydrogenase family protein; protein product: MQKFQNVAPPHLGFGGLDADLTDEERDLQRKIRSFALGVMRPAAARLDPMAAAEVIAQDSPLWEYLARFDDLGINPAWLAKLGPQRLKRMLPLVFEELAYGDAGLAVAAFTSKMPAAIAATTGDPELVERFSPLRGCWIAILADRGSDAIDHAGFELVKGARQSEGSLRAVVQGSEVILNGVSSDWISCAPIAECALVHCPADYGGGIARPDGGVSGIAILVPFDLSGIERGPPVEKIGQRTLPTGHVRFTDVRVPARYIVRGRDEFYASFAGTHTSGAMNVAAIAGGIAKAAFDSALQYARSREQGGAKLIAHQHVRWRLWEMWRKLEICRASVRRGVAYNFSEQGPHLLASITAKTTATQTAFELAMEAIQIFGANGLSRDYIVERMLRDITVCLIQGGENHSLGLQGGNWLLHSLNADGIIEPAIGQATAAVASHGG
- a CDS encoding type VI secretion system Vgr family protein, which encodes MGGYDYVGSLTQAGRLLTIDTPLGQDVLLLERMQGHEALCDLFEFRLHVRSKRQDITPDEMVGLPLSWTLELPGGARRSWSGVVGSIEAGHAVGDGMRAYTVTARPWLWLFSHTSDCRIFQHQTTQQILETIFGEAGIRDYDFGAVTGPKEPRGYCVQYNETDLNFAFRLLEEEGWCWWFRHEAGQDGSAGRHVLVVADSPRAFAPGEEPRLRYTTTNVDLNDVTVWTRRWAFKPGAVAESDWNFETPRQDLTRAQPTVNPIRTSKPFEMYRWGGRFLEKGRADRPHHPAAHGGA